In the Victivallis sp. Marseille-Q1083 genome, one interval contains:
- a CDS encoding DegT/DnrJ/EryC1/StrS aminotransferase family protein: MQVPLLDLQMQYRTIKDEVLAEITDICESQRFILGPKVEQFEAEAARYCGTPYACGVTSGSDALIIALMVEKIGPGDEVITSPFTFFATVGAIARVGATPVFADIDPVTFNIAPEAIAAKITPKTKAILPVHLFGQCADMDPIMELARRHNLIVIEDACQSIGAEYKGRRAGSIGDYGCFSFFPSKNLGCFGDGGLVTTNDEAKAKLLKIFRNHGQSGTYIHQYVGGNFRLDALQAAVLSIKLKHLDSWTAGRQHNAADYRQLFAASKIGDRIALPQEAPYPVRHIYNQFCIRVADGRRDELKAGLQERGIGCAIYYPLSLHLQDCFRSLGGKTGDYPVSEAVSQDILALPIYAESSHEQRAYLVSAAEQILG, from the coding sequence ATGCAGGTTCCTCTGTTGGATTTACAGATGCAATACCGGACGATCAAAGATGAAGTCCTCGCCGAAATTACCGATATCTGCGAATCGCAGCGTTTTATTCTCGGTCCCAAGGTGGAACAGTTCGAAGCGGAAGCCGCCAGATATTGCGGTACGCCGTACGCCTGCGGCGTCACGTCCGGCTCGGACGCGCTGATCATCGCCTTGATGGTCGAAAAAATCGGACCGGGCGACGAGGTCATCACTTCCCCGTTCACCTTCTTCGCCACCGTCGGCGCCATCGCCCGGGTCGGCGCCACGCCGGTCTTCGCGGATATCGATCCGGTGACCTTCAACATTGCGCCGGAAGCGATCGCCGCCAAAATCACGCCGAAAACCAAAGCAATCCTCCCGGTTCACCTGTTCGGCCAATGCGCCGATATGGATCCGATTATGGAATTGGCCCGCCGGCATAATCTCATCGTCATCGAGGACGCCTGCCAATCCATCGGCGCCGAATACAAGGGCAGACGGGCCGGCAGTATCGGCGATTACGGCTGTTTTTCGTTCTTCCCGAGCAAAAATCTCGGCTGTTTCGGCGACGGCGGGCTGGTGACCACCAACGACGAAGCGAAAGCGAAATTGCTGAAGATCTTCCGCAACCACGGCCAGAGCGGCACCTATATTCATCAATATGTCGGCGGTAATTTCCGGCTCGACGCATTGCAGGCGGCGGTTCTGTCGATCAAGTTGAAACATCTCGACAGCTGGACCGCCGGACGCCAGCATAACGCCGCCGATTACCGGCAACTGTTCGCCGCCTCCAAAATCGGCGATCGAATCGCGTTGCCGCAGGAAGCCCCCTACCCGGTTCGCCATATTTACAACCAGTTCTGCATCCGGGTCGCCGACGGACGGCGCGACGAATTGAAAGCCGGTTTGCAGGAGCGCGGCATCGGTTGTGCGATCTACTATCCGCTGTCGCTGCATCTGCAGGATTGTTTCCGGTCGCTGGGCGGCAAAACCGGTGATTATCCGGTCAGCGAAGCGGTTTCGCAGGATATTCTGGCGCTGCCGATCTATGCGGAGTCCAGCCATGAGCAGCGCGCTTATCTGGTTTCGGCAGCCGAGCAGATTCTCGGTTGA
- a CDS encoding class I SAM-dependent RNA methyltransferase, translating into MLGNWERDDVKVGERFKAEVQEVVFGGAGLVRLGALVVFVEGVAPHEVILGEITQLKSDYCRAKVIEFLTKSPRRVEPLCRYFGRCPGCSYQHLDYSLECEIKQEQLRHQLQGVLAAPGNETVLQTPIGPADPYHYRNKIVLHVQKRGGETLLGYFGRDNTTVIDIESCPLAAPAIDEKLRELRADRGFFHTLHDRMSLTLRHTAWNGALYWRNQPPGRLSWLKESLEAGTFAVPAGSFFQVNPAGGQALLREVSSWLKRLRVPQLIDAYCGAGVFTVTAALAGVPEVIGVELDAAAVAAAEYNLKQFQCANGRVIAGDAGTWLPELLKQAPAGAVLLVDPPRTGLAARAVQAVMDSSLRGLLYISCNPATLYRDLRKLTSAGFRLRTVRLIDMFPRSAHFEVLTFLSRE; encoded by the coding sequence ATGTTGGGCAATTGGGAAAGGGACGACGTGAAAGTCGGAGAGCGTTTTAAAGCGGAAGTGCAGGAAGTGGTGTTCGGCGGAGCGGGGCTGGTTCGGCTGGGCGCGCTGGTGGTGTTCGTCGAAGGGGTGGCGCCGCATGAAGTGATCCTGGGCGAAATCACCCAGCTCAAAAGCGATTACTGCCGCGCCAAGGTGATCGAATTTCTGACGAAGAGCCCGCGGCGGGTCGAGCCGCTCTGCCGCTATTTCGGCCGTTGCCCCGGCTGCAGCTATCAGCATCTCGACTATTCGCTGGAGTGCGAAATCAAGCAGGAGCAGTTGCGTCATCAACTGCAGGGCGTTCTGGCCGCGCCGGGGAATGAAACGGTGCTGCAAACGCCGATTGGTCCGGCCGACCCCTATCATTACCGCAACAAAATCGTCCTGCACGTGCAGAAACGCGGCGGGGAGACGCTGCTCGGCTATTTCGGGCGAGATAACACGACGGTGATCGACATCGAATCCTGCCCGCTGGCCGCTCCGGCCATCGATGAAAAGCTGCGGGAACTGCGTGCCGATCGCGGTTTTTTCCATACCTTGCACGATCGCATGAGTTTGACTTTGCGCCATACCGCCTGGAATGGGGCGCTTTACTGGCGCAATCAGCCGCCGGGACGTTTGAGTTGGCTGAAAGAGTCTTTGGAAGCCGGCACTTTTGCGGTGCCGGCCGGCAGTTTTTTTCAGGTCAATCCGGCCGGCGGCCAGGCGTTGCTGCGCGAGGTTTCGAGCTGGCTGAAGCGGCTCCGGGTGCCGCAACTGATTGATGCTTATTGCGGGGCGGGCGTTTTCACGGTGACGGCGGCGCTGGCCGGCGTGCCGGAGGTGATCGGCGTGGAGCTGGATGCGGCGGCGGTCGCGGCGGCGGAATACAATTTGAAACAATTTCAGTGTGCCAATGGCCGGGTGATTGCCGGGGATGCCGGAACATGGTTGCCGGAACTGCTGAAGCAGGCGCCGGCCGGCGCCGTGCTGCTCGTCGACCCGCCGCGGACCGGCCTGGCGGCCCGGGCGGTCCAGGCGGTGATGGACAGTTCGCTGCGCGGCTTGCTTTACATATCCTGCAATCCGGCGACGCTGTATCGCGACCTGCGTAAATTGACATCGGCCGGTTTCCGGCTGCGCACGGTGCGGCTGATCGACATGTTTCCGCGCAGCGCCCATTTTGAAGTATTGACTTTTTTAAGCCGCGAATAG
- a CDS encoding RadC family protein, translating into MTEFDWQKGHRQRLRERFKRTGFVGMHDYEKLELLLTYAIPRRDVKPVAKALLLKFESLPGVLDATLEELCQVPWVGENVALFLKCQRELCCAYLEQRMRSVDVLATPEAAADFARMKLGANRHETFMVIYLNPQAHVIDFACIEGAVDRAAVYPRNIVEECLRLKAVSVILIHNHPSGVCLPSNEDIAVTRAVEKTLNAMNIRLIDHLIVSPASLRSMARDGLLSS; encoded by the coding sequence ATGACGGAATTTGATTGGCAGAAAGGACATCGGCAGCGATTGCGCGAGCGGTTCAAACGCACCGGCTTTGTCGGTATGCACGACTATGAGAAACTGGAACTGCTGCTGACCTATGCGATCCCGCGCCGGGATGTCAAGCCGGTTGCCAAGGCGCTGCTGCTGAAATTCGAGTCATTGCCCGGCGTGCTGGATGCCACGCTGGAGGAGCTTTGCCAGGTGCCGTGGGTGGGGGAGAACGTCGCGCTGTTTCTCAAATGCCAGCGGGAGCTCTGCTGCGCTTATCTGGAACAGCGGATGCGCAGCGTCGATGTGCTGGCCACGCCGGAAGCCGCCGCCGATTTTGCCCGGATGAAACTGGGCGCCAACCGGCATGAAACCTTCATGGTCATTTACTTGAATCCGCAGGCGCACGTCATCGATTTCGCCTGTATCGAAGGCGCGGTGGACCGGGCGGCGGTCTATCCGCGCAATATCGTCGAAGAGTGTCTGCGTCTCAAAGCGGTTTCGGTGATCCTGATTCACAACCATCCCAGCGGCGTTTGCCTGCCGTCCAACGAGGACATCGCGGTGACCAGGGCGGTGGAAAAAACCTTGAATGCGATGAACATCCGCCTGATCGACCACCTGATCGTCAGTCCGGCAAGTTTGCGCAGCATGGCGCGTGACGGGTTGCTGTCATCATGA
- a CDS encoding HpcH/HpaI aldolase/citrate lyase family protein produces MVSKECRALKRMRAGETISCFKFNLEGGRIVQQIGQLKLFDCLWSDMEHTPNGTAAIEQQVLAAQACDMDLIVRVKRGSYSDLVLPLEMDAAGIMVPHVMSAAEAARIARQTKFHPIGRRPLDGGNADGGFGLLPTEEYTQSANANRMVIIQIEDPEPMAELDDICATPGIDMIFFGPGDYSHALGVPGQLAHPEVNAARQKIAACATRHGKLAGTTGSPESFAEYSRMGYRLVNIGCDVLGLRQYCEGLAARLKK; encoded by the coding sequence ATGGTATCCAAAGAGTGTCGGGCATTGAAACGGATGCGGGCCGGAGAAACAATCAGCTGTTTCAAATTCAACCTCGAAGGCGGCCGGATCGTCCAACAGATCGGCCAACTGAAATTATTCGACTGCCTGTGGAGCGATATGGAACACACGCCCAACGGCACAGCGGCAATCGAACAACAGGTGCTGGCGGCTCAAGCCTGCGATATGGATTTGATCGTCCGGGTCAAACGCGGTTCCTACAGCGATCTGGTGCTGCCGCTAGAAATGGATGCCGCCGGCATCATGGTGCCGCACGTCATGAGCGCCGCCGAAGCCGCCCGCATCGCCCGGCAGACCAAGTTTCATCCGATCGGCCGGCGGCCGCTGGACGGCGGCAACGCCGACGGCGGCTTCGGCCTGCTGCCGACTGAAGAATACACGCAATCGGCCAATGCCAACCGGATGGTGATCATCCAGATCGAAGATCCCGAACCGATGGCGGAGCTGGACGACATCTGCGCCACGCCGGGCATCGACATGATTTTTTTCGGCCCCGGCGATTACAGCCATGCCCTGGGCGTTCCCGGCCAGTTGGCGCACCCGGAAGTCAATGCCGCCCGTCAGAAAATCGCCGCATGCGCCACCCGGCACGGCAAACTGGCCGGCACCACCGGCAGCCCGGAATCGTTCGCGGAATACAGCCGGATGGGGTATCGGCTGGTCAACATCGGCTGCGATGTGCTCGGCCTCCGGCAGTATTGCGAAGGACTGGCCGCCCGGTTGAAAAAATAA
- a CDS encoding zinc-dependent peptidase, which produces MDWYEIVFLLLLCLVIAGGVWYVSWRRKRRRTWLMQHQITPSQVKILHRLPLYRRLPHQLRRELRGRLAIFLDEKVFEGCGGLKVTEEMQVMIGAMGCLLLLGKELDDYPDLDSILIYPNAYVVPVKPALFNNEVHLRAESVRLGESWLHGSLVLAWSQVRSECLNPHTRSNVVLHEFAHQLDQLNGPADGIPPLPDGKTIFLEWRTLMKAEYDQLVAEARHAVPDVLDWYGATNAAEFFAVTTESFFCSPIRLKEVHPNLYELFREFYRVDPAGFAAV; this is translated from the coding sequence GTGGATTGGTATGAGATTGTTTTTTTACTGCTGCTGTGTCTGGTGATTGCCGGAGGTGTTTGGTATGTTTCCTGGCGCCGGAAGCGGCGGCGCACCTGGCTGATGCAGCATCAGATTACGCCGAGCCAGGTGAAAATTCTGCACCGGCTGCCGTTGTATCGGCGTTTGCCGCATCAATTGCGCCGGGAGCTGCGCGGGCGGCTGGCGATTTTTCTCGATGAAAAGGTTTTCGAAGGGTGCGGCGGACTGAAAGTGACTGAAGAGATGCAGGTGATGATCGGCGCGATGGGTTGTCTGCTTCTGTTGGGCAAGGAGCTCGACGACTATCCGGATCTGGACTCCATCTTGATCTATCCGAATGCTTATGTCGTGCCGGTGAAGCCGGCGCTGTTCAACAACGAAGTGCATTTGCGTGCCGAAAGTGTCCGCCTGGGGGAATCCTGGCTGCACGGCAGTTTGGTGCTGGCCTGGTCGCAGGTCCGTTCGGAATGCCTGAACCCGCACACCAGGAGCAATGTGGTGCTGCATGAATTTGCCCATCAACTGGATCAGCTCAACGGTCCGGCCGACGGCATTCCGCCGCTGCCGGACGGTAAAACGATTTTTCTGGAATGGCGGACCTTGATGAAAGCGGAATATGACCAGCTGGTGGCCGAGGCGCGGCACGCGGTGCCGGACGTGCTTGACTGGTATGGCGCGACCAATGCGGCGGAATTTTTCGCGGTGACGACGGAGAGTTTTTTCTGTTCACCGATCCGTTTGAAGGAAGTGCATCCGAATCTCTACGAGTTGTTCCGGGAGTTTTATCGAGTGGACCCGGCCGGCTTTGCGGCGGTTTGA